A single region of the Deltaproteobacteria bacterium genome encodes:
- the rpmI gene encoding 50S ribosomal protein L35, whose translation MPKLKTNRGAAKRFKITGRGKFLRSKAYKNHILTKKGPKRKRNLRKRGTIDPSNMRGIRQLLPYA comes from the coding sequence ATGCCCAAGCTAAAGACCAATCGTGGTGCAGCCAAACGTTTCAAGATTACCGGCAGGGGTAAGTTTCTGCGCTCCAAGGCGTATAAGAACCATATTCTGACGAAAAAAGGACCAAAGCGTAAACGCAACCTGCGCAAGCGCGGCACCATAGACCCCAGCAACATGCGGGGAATTCGTCAGCTGCTTCCTTATGCGTGA